TTGAAGAAGATGGCCGGATTCAGCCCGATGTACAGGACGAACACGGCAGGCACGATCAGATACATGTATTCACGGGCATTCAGGTCCTTCCATCCCTTGGCGGTCCCGGGAACGCCCCACGCCATTTTCAGGGACACGCGGAACATGTAGGCCGCGCCGAGCAGCGCGCCGGGCACGATGGCCATGCCAAGCCATATGGCATGCTTGAAAGCGCCCACGAAAACCAGCATCTCGCCCACGAACCCGTTTGTTCCGGGAAAGCCGAAGGATGCCAGTGCATACAGACCCCAGAAAGCCATGAATCCGGGCATGTACTTGCCCATGCCCATGTTGTGGCTGATCTCCCGGCTGTGGCTCCGCTCATACACGCAGCCGATCATCATGAAGAGCGCCCCCGTGATGATGCCGTGGTTCAGCATCTGGAACAGGGCCCCCTGCACGCCGCGCATGTTGAACAGGAAGATGCCCAGCGTCACGAAGCCCATGTGGGCCACCGAGGAATAGGCGATCAGTTTCTTGATGTCGCTCTGCCCGAGGGCGATGGCTCCGCCGTACAGGATGGAGGCGATGGAGATCGCGATCATCATGGGGGCGAAGTATTCGCTGGCCGCCGGAGTCAGCGGCAGGCAGAAGCGCAGGAAGCCGTAGGTTCCCATCTTCAGCAGCACGGCCGCCAGAATCACGGACCCGGCCGCAGGGGCCTGAACGTGCGCAGCCGGAAGCCATGTGTGGAACGGGAACATGGGCACCTTGATGGCAAAGGCCAGCGCCATGGCCAGAAATGCCCAGAACTGGAAACGGAAGCCGAAGGTCTGGGTCATGAGTTCCGGAATGGCAAAAGTGCCGCCCGAGATGCGGAAGGCCACGATGGCCGCCAGCAGCAGGGTGGAACCGGCCAGAGTGTACAGGAAGAACTTGATGGAAGCGTACTTCCTGTCGTCGCCGCCCCATACCGCTATGAGCAGATACATGGGGATGAGCATGGCTTCCCAGAACACGTAGAACAGCACGAAGTCCATGGCGCAGAAAACGCCCACGCACGCAGCGGTCATGAACAGCAGGCAGAAGTGGAATTCCTTGACCCGCTTGCCGATGTACGTCCATGAGCACATCACGCAAAGGGGCAGGACCACCAGACTGAGCCAGACCATCAGAATGCTGATGCCGTCCACGGCCAGATAGTATTCCAGTCCCCATTTGGCGACCCAGGGAATGCGTTCGACGAACTGGAAGTCCGCGTTGAATTGAAATCCCAATGTGGGAATGGCCAGCAGCAGCTCGATCAGGGACGCGGCCATGGTATATGTCCGCACCACCTGTGGCGCCCTGATGAAGAACAGGCCGCACGCCGCCACGAGCGGGAAGAAGATCAGTAAGGTCAGAACCGGGTATCCGAAGTCCAAAGCAACCTCTCCTCTGTTTGCCGGCCTAGCCGAAGTACCAAACCAGGGCGAATATGCCCAGGCCGAGAACGGCCGCCAGTGCCAGATAATCCTGCAACCGCGCGGTCTGCACACGGGCACCGAGGCGTCCGATGTTGCGAACCGTGTACGCGCTGCCGTCAACAACGGTGTCAATGCCCTTCTTGTCAAAGACCGAAGTGGCATTGCCCAGTCCTATGAGCGATCTGAGTCCCACGGTCCGATAGACCTCGGTCCACACGTCGTCGACCTTGGAAACCGGCCAGCAGAACACGCGCATGGTTACCCTGCCAATCAGCCTGTAGAACCAGTCGAAGTCGAGGTTCAGGGAGGCGTGCGGGGTGATGATCTTGCGGGTCAGGTAGAACGCCAGCCCGGAGAATCCCAGGAGCAGCAGCGCCTGAAGCACGTTCCACACGGTCCAGGGCACGTACTGGTGTTCCACCGCAAACGGCAGGTAGCGATACAGGATGTCCGGATACACGCCCTGAATGATGCAGAGCGAACCGGTAAAGGCCATGGCCACATACATGTTCACGGGAATGGGCTTTACTTCACCCTCGTATTCCTTCTTTCTTCCCCAGAAGGCGAAGTACGGCAGCTTGATGCCCACCGAAATGAACGTACCGACCGCCGCAATCTCCATGCCCAGAGCCAACAGCACCTGATGCGCCTCGGCAGCCCCGGCAATCGTCATGGTCTTGGAGATGAAGCCGTTGAAGAGCGGCATGCCGGAGATGGACAGAGCCGCGACCATGTACCAGACCATGACCCACGGCAGCTTGTGGACAAGACCGCCGAGTTTGTCGAGCTTGGCCGTGCCCGTGGCATACAGGATGGCGCCGGCTCCCATGAACAGGAGGCCCTTGTACAGGATGTGGGCATAGGCGTGAGCCACGGCGCCATTCATGGTCATTGCCGTGCCGATGCCGATGCCTGCCACCATGTATCCGACCTGGGACACGATGTGGTAGGACAGGATTCGCCGCGCATTGTTCTCGATGCACGCGTACAGCACACCATACACTGCCATGGCCGTACCGGCGAACGCCAGCACGCTCCAGCCGTGGAATCCGCGGCAAAGCACGTACACGGCGGTCTTGGTGGTGAAGGCGCACATGAACACCGCGCCCGCAATGGATGCACGGGGATAGGCGTCCGGCAGCCATGCATGCAGGGGCACCACGGCCGCATTCACGCAGAAGCCGAGAAGAATCAGCCAGTCATAGTATTGAGCGGCTGCGGGATCGACCCAGTCGAACACGAAGCTGCCCGTGGCCTTGTACTTGAGCAGCAGGCCGCCGAGCAGAAGCAGGCCGCCCACGGTATGGTACATGAAATACCGGAAACCGGCTCCCACGGATTCCTTTGTCCGGGCCTGCCAGACCAGAAAGGTGGAACCGATGCTCATGAGTTCCCAGAACAGGAACACCGTGACCAGATCGCCCGCGAATACACAACCGAAACCGCCCGCAACATACAGGGAGCCGGCCACGTAATGGCCCTTTTCCTCCACATGCAGGGAATAGATCGTGCCTGCAATGGCGATGATGGCGAAGACCTGTCCGAAAATCACGGACAGCTTGTCCACGCGCCCCAACACCAATCCCTGATCAAGATAGGTCAAAAACCCGTAGGTGCCCGGCTCCACCATCATGACCGAATACAGGGCCAGCACCGGCGGAATCAGGGCCACATAGCGGACCACTTTCTGTTTCCACAGCTCCTTCGGAATGAAGAGCGTGACGAACGCCAGCAGCAGAAAACCCGCGGACGGGTGGAGAAAACTAGTCTCCATAGAAGTCCTCCTTGCGGGCGATGAACGGCTGGATGATCCTTTTCATGATGATGACCATGCCCAGCCCGACCACCAGACCGAATCCGGCGAAGAATCCGGGATACTTGTCGAGACCGAAGTGGGGATGATGCGGATGGATGAAGAAGTTCAACCCCACCAGCACCGCGAGGATCACGAAGAAGGCCGTTCTCCACGCCTTCCACGACTCCCGCCACTTTTCGAGAATGCCACCTAAACCTTGACTCATATAAGCCCCCTAGAACTTCCCGAAGACGTTGATGAAGTTGAGGAACGTCTGGGGATACAGGCCCAGCAGAACCGAAATCACACCCGTCGCGAACAGCGGAATGACCATCACCTTTGGCGCTTCATTGTACTGTTCGATGTTGGCGTCCGGTGCAGGCTTCTTGAAGAATGCCCTGTACAGGATGGGCACGAAGTACCCGGCGTTCAGGGCCGTGGACAGCAGCAGGGCAACCAGAAGCACGGTCTGCCCGACCTGAAGCGTGCCATTGACCAGATACCATTTGGACACGAAGCCGCAGACCGGCGGCATGCCTATCATGGACACGGACGCCAGCCCGAATGCCGCGAACGTCCAGGGCATCCTGCGCCCCAGCCCGTTCATCAGGCTGATCTTCTTCAGATGCGTGGCCACGTAGATTGCGCCTGCGCCGAAGAAGAGCGTGATCTTGGAAAACGCGTGGTGGGCAATGTGCATCAGCCCGCCCTGCACTGCGGAGTCGGCGAGCATGGCCACGCCGATGACCACATAGGAAAGCTGGCTGACCGTGGAATAGGCCAGACGCGCCTTGATGTCGTCCTTGGTCAGCGCGATGAACGAGGCGACCACAATGGTGAATGCCGCCACGAACGCAGTGGCTATGCCGAGATTCGTGTCCCCCAGACCGGATCCGGGCTCGCCGATGTACAGCATGCTCAGGGTCAGGCCTCCCAGTGTCTTGGTGCCGAACGCGGACAGGATCAGGCGGCTCACGCAGAACACGCCTGCCTTGACCACTGCCACCGCATGCAGCAACGCCGACACCGGAGTGGGTGCGACCATTGCCGAAGGCAGCCAGTTGTGGAACGGCATGAGCGCGGCCTTGCCGATACCCGCGATGAACAGGACGTAGGTCATGGCCACCAGTCTGGGATGTTCGGCAACAACCTCTGCCGGGAACATGCCGTGAGCGATGTCCGTCAGGTTGAAATCAAGAGTGCCGCACAGCACGTAGGTCAGGACCATGGCGGGCAGCAGGAAGAGCTTGGAGGTACCCATCAGGTAGATGATGTACTTCCGCGCGCCGATGAATGCTTCCCTGTCCTGATGATGCGCGACCAGCGGATAGGTGAACACCGTGATGACTTCATAGAAGAGATACAGGGTGAACACGTTCGCCGAGAAGCTGACGCCCATGGCGCCGAAGATCGCGGTTGCAAAACAGATGTAGTACCGGGTCTGGGCGTGTTCCCTGAGTTCCCGCATGTAGCCGATGTTGTAGCTGGTTGCGAAGAACCACAGGAACGAAGCCACGATGCCGAAGATCATGCTCAGGCCGTCGGCCGCGAACGAGACCGTGATGCCGGGCATGATGTGGAACAGCGTGAAGCCCCAGACCTTGCCGTCCAGCACGGCCGGGGCCAGGGACAGCACGGACAGGAACGTCAGCGCGGCGGCAATGAAGCTGCACGCCTCGCGGTTGTTCTCGTTTTTCCGGTTGAGCCAGATGGCGAACGGAGCGACCAGCGTGATCGCCACAGGCAGAAGAATCCGGGAACTTTCGATTGTAACCCCGTCGATCATAATCAATCCTTCAGCGTAGTGATTTCACTGGTTCTGGCGGATCCGAACCGCCGGGCAATTACCACGATGATCGCCAGCACGAGCGTGGCTTCGGCAGCGGCAAGCCCCATGACGAACAGGGTGCCGAGCTGGCCGAGGACCGCATCGAACTCCGTGAGCTGGGCCGCCGCCACAATGGACAGGCCCGCACCGTTGAGCATCAGCTCCACGGAGATCAGCATGCCGACGAGGCTCCTGCGCTGGCACAGGCCGAACAGCCCGGCCGAGAGCAGAATGAGAGCCACGATCTGATAGAGAGTCAGCGCACTCATTTCTTCCCCCTCTTCTCCCATGCCAGAAGCACGGCTCCGGACATGGCCACCATCAGCACAGCCGAAATGATCTCGAACGGCAGAAGATACGAGCCGAGAAGCCCGTGCCCAAGCGCCTCGATTCCCACCTCGACGGGAACCGCCGTGCTGTCCACCTTGGCGGTCAGGACCACCCAGCCGAGCACGCCTGCCGGAGCCGCGGCCCCAGCCAGGCTGTACACGTACTTTTTCATGGACGCAGGCCGATTGTCTTCGCTCTCGGACTGGGCCGGTGTCAGCATGATGGCAAAGAAAATCAGCACGCTGACCGCGCCCACGTAAATGAGCAGCTGCATGAAGGCCATGAACGGCGATGCCAGCATGAGATACATGCCCGCCACCCCCACGAGGGTGGTGATCAGGCCGACCAGAGCGCGGACAAGGCTGTTTGCCGAGACCGCAGCGATGGCGCCGCACAATATGAAGAGGGTGTAGACCCCGAATGCCACTTTAGCCATGACTTCCATTGATTACGCCTCCTTCTCCGCTTTGGCCGGCTTGGCCTCGGCCTTGGGGGCGGAAGCAGGCATGGATTTGGCCTGTTCCCTGAGCCGGGCGAGGAGATCCAGCTTGAGTTCCTTGCGATCCGAGGCGACCCAGTAGAAATTGCTCGAATACCGAAGGGATTTCGTCGGACAATTTTCAATGCAGGTGCCGCACAGGCTGCACAGCGAGTAGTCGTAGATGAATTTGGCCGGATTCTTGGG
Above is a window of Pseudodesulfovibrio tunisiensis DNA encoding:
- a CDS encoding monovalent cation/H+ antiporter subunit D family protein → MIDGVTIESSRILLPVAITLVAPFAIWLNRKNENNREACSFIAAALTFLSVLSLAPAVLDGKVWGFTLFHIMPGITVSFAADGLSMIFGIVASFLWFFATSYNIGYMRELREHAQTRYYICFATAIFGAMGVSFSANVFTLYLFYEVITVFTYPLVAHHQDREAFIGARKYIIYLMGTSKLFLLPAMVLTYVLCGTLDFNLTDIAHGMFPAEVVAEHPRLVAMTYVLFIAGIGKAALMPFHNWLPSAMVAPTPVSALLHAVAVVKAGVFCVSRLILSAFGTKTLGGLTLSMLYIGEPGSGLGDTNLGIATAFVAAFTIVVASFIALTKDDIKARLAYSTVSQLSYVVIGVAMLADSAVQGGLMHIAHHAFSKITLFFGAGAIYVATHLKKISLMNGLGRRMPWTFAAFGLASVSMIGMPPVCGFVSKWYLVNGTLQVGQTVLLVALLLSTALNAGYFVPILYRAFFKKPAPDANIEQYNEAPKVMVIPLFATGVISVLLGLYPQTFLNFINVFGKF
- a CDS encoding Na(+)/H(+) antiporter subunit D, whose protein sequence is METSFLHPSAGFLLLAFVTLFIPKELWKQKVVRYVALIPPVLALYSVMMVEPGTYGFLTYLDQGLVLGRVDKLSVIFGQVFAIIAIAGTIYSLHVEEKGHYVAGSLYVAGGFGCVFAGDLVTVFLFWELMSIGSTFLVWQARTKESVGAGFRYFMYHTVGGLLLLGGLLLKYKATGSFVFDWVDPAAAQYYDWLILLGFCVNAAVVPLHAWLPDAYPRASIAGAVFMCAFTTKTAVYVLCRGFHGWSVLAFAGTAMAVYGVLYACIENNARRILSYHIVSQVGYMVAGIGIGTAMTMNGAVAHAYAHILYKGLLFMGAGAILYATGTAKLDKLGGLVHKLPWVMVWYMVAALSISGMPLFNGFISKTMTIAGAAEAHQVLLALGMEIAAVGTFISVGIKLPYFAFWGRKKEYEGEVKPIPVNMYVAMAFTGSLCIIQGVYPDILYRYLPFAVEHQYVPWTVWNVLQALLLLGFSGLAFYLTRKIITPHASLNLDFDWFYRLIGRVTMRVFCWPVSKVDDVWTEVYRTVGLRSLIGLGNATSVFDKKGIDTVVDGSAYTVRNIGRLGARVQTARLQDYLALAAVLGLGIFALVWYFG
- the nuoK gene encoding NADH-quinone oxidoreductase subunit NuoK, which produces MSALTLYQIVALILLSAGLFGLCQRRSLVGMLISVELMLNGAGLSIVAAAQLTEFDAVLGQLGTLFVMGLAAAEATLVLAIIVVIARRFGSARTSEITTLKD
- a CDS encoding NADH-quinone oxidoreductase subunit J family protein; the protein is MEVMAKVAFGVYTLFILCGAIAAVSANSLVRALVGLITTLVGVAGMYLMLASPFMAFMQLLIYVGAVSVLIFFAIMLTPAQSESEDNRPASMKKYVYSLAGAAAPAGVLGWVVLTAKVDSTAVPVEVGIEALGHGLLGSYLLPFEIISAVLMVAMSGAVLLAWEKRGKK
- a CDS encoding complex I subunit 4 family protein, whose product is MDFGYPVLTLLIFFPLVAACGLFFIRAPQVVRTYTMAASLIELLLAIPTLGFQFNADFQFVERIPWVAKWGLEYYLAVDGISILMVWLSLVVLPLCVMCSWTYIGKRVKEFHFCLLFMTAACVGVFCAMDFVLFYVFWEAMLIPMYLLIAVWGGDDRKYASIKFFLYTLAGSTLLLAAIVAFRISGGTFAIPELMTQTFGFRFQFWAFLAMALAFAIKVPMFPFHTWLPAAHVQAPAAGSVILAAVLLKMGTYGFLRFCLPLTPAASEYFAPMMIAISIASILYGGAIALGQSDIKKLIAYSSVAHMGFVTLGIFLFNMRGVQGALFQMLNHGIITGALFMMIGCVYERSHSREISHNMGMGKYMPGFMAFWGLYALASFGFPGTNGFVGEMLVFVGAFKHAIWLGMAIVPGALLGAAYMFRVSLKMAWGVPGTAKGWKDLNAREYMYLIVPAVFVLYIGLNPAIFFKVIDPSVQKLLKDFDSRRQIVQVETVQPLETAARNLDSVLAARQ